One window from the genome of Gadus morhua chromosome 16, gadMor3.0, whole genome shotgun sequence encodes:
- the LOC115528928 gene encoding extracellular calcium-sensing receptor-like produces MSSTGPFSCMLQRQFNLNGMHKFGDVILGGLFGINFYTTFSELSFTSEPKDPICNGFDVLGFRQAQTMAFAVDEINRNSKLLPNILLGYSLYDSCVKLGISFRAALSMTSGRGEPLQLNESCFGKPPLLGIVGDSSSTRTIAISSIVSLYNLPLVSYFATCSCLSDRKRFPSFFRTIPSDAFQVRAMLQILRRFGWTWVGMLISDDDYGLHAARYLQSDMAQSGRGCLAYLETLPRKNYRTEYERIVGIMRKSTSRVVIVFAHETHMLNLMQEVVKQNVTGLQWIASEAWTAATVLQTPSYMPFLAGALGIAIRRGEIPGLRDFLLRIHPDNETLNSQDNNLVKQFWENIFHCRFVSAGMEVENPTQARQCTGNEDLRNIKDEFFDMSNLRPEYNVYKAVYALAHALQDMLQCVPGNGPFKDQSCASLQSLEAWQLVHYLQMVNFTTQFGDHVSFNENGDALPIYDVMNWMWLPERVTQVQNVGEIKELASKVDDLILHEDKIFWNFESKKPPKSVCSDSCPPGTRMARKKGEPVCCFDCIPCSAGKISNETDSTECTNCPEDFWSNSQRDHCVPKRMEFLSYLEPLGISLTTASLSGALLCTIVIGVFTYHRTTPVVRANNSELSFLILLSLKLCFLCSLLFIGQPRLWTCQWRHAVFGISFVLCVSCILVKTMVVLAVFKASKPGGGGSLKWFGAMQQRGTIVFLTLIQAAICTTWLVSSSPIPHKNTQYHSDKIIVECLVGSTIGFGLLLGYIGLLAILSFLLAFLARNLPDNFNEAKFITFSMLVFCAVWIAFIPAYINSPGKYADAVEVFAILASSFGLLAALFCPKCYIILLKPEKNTKKAIMGRGKN; encoded by the exons ATGTCTTCAACAGGTCCCTTTTCTTGCATGTTACAGAGACAATTTAATCTGAATGGAATGCACAAGTTTGGTGATGTTATTCTGGGAGGGTTATTTGGAATCAACTTTTACACAACATTTTCTGAACTATCCTTTACTTCAGAACCAAAGGACCCCATCTGCAATGG CTTTGATGTTCTAGGGTTCAGACAGGCCCAGACCATGGCCTTTGCTGTTGATGAAATTAACAGAAACTCCAAACTGCTACCTAATATATTATTGGGATACAGTCTATATGATAGCTGTGTCAAACTAGGAATCTCATTCCGTGCAGCTCTGTCTATGACCAGTGGCAGAGGAGAGCCCTTGCAATTAAATGAGAGCTGTTTCGGGAAGCCTCCTTTGCTAGGAATTGTGGGAGATTCCTCCTCGACACGTACTATTGCCATTTCTAGCATCGTAAGCTTGTACAATCTACCTTTG GTGAGTTATTTTGCCACATGTTCCTGTTTGAGTGACAGGAAGCGTTTCCCATCATTCTTTAGAACTATTCCAAGTGATGCATTTCAG GTGCGAGCTATGCTCCAGATTCTGAGGCGGTTTGGCTGGACCTGGGTTGGAATGTTGATCAGTGATGATGACTATGGCCTCCACGCTGCCCGATACTTACAGTCAGACATGGCACAGTCTGGCAGAGGCTGTCTGGCTTATCTGGAGACTCTGCCAAGGAAGAATTACCGAACTGAATACGAAAGGATAGTTGGCATTATGCGGAAATCTACCAGCCGTGTGGTTATAGTCTTTGCACATGAGACCCACATGCTTAATCTTATGCAAGAG GTGGTAAAGCAGAATGTTACAGGCCTGCAGTGGATCGCCAGCGAAGCATGGACTGCTGCCACTGTGTTACAGACCCCAAGCTATATGCCCTTTCTTGCAGGAGCTCTTGGCATTGCCATCCGCCGGGGGGAGATACCAGGACTAAGGGATTTCCTACTGAGAATACACCCTGACAATGAAACACTCAACAGCCAGGACAACAATTTA GTGAAGCAGTTTTGGGAGAATATATTTCATTGTAGGTTTGTATCTGCTGGAATGGAGGTGGAAAACCCGACACAGGCAAGACAATGTACAGGGAATGAGGATCTAAGGAATATAAAAGATGAATTCTTTGATATGTCTAACCTCAGGCCAGAGTATAATGTGTACAAGGCAGTATATGCCCTTGCACATGCCCTACAGGACATGCTGCAATGTGTCCCAGGGAATGGTCCATTCAAAGATCAAAGCTGTGCCAGTTTACAAAGTCTAGAAGCATGGCAG CTTGTACATTACTTGCAAATGGTGAATTTCACCACACAATTTGGTGATCATGTGTCATTTAATGAAAATGGGGATGCTTTACCAATCTATGATGTGATGAACTGGATGTGGCTTCCAGAGAGAGTCACACAGGTTCAAAATGTAGGAGAAATCAAAGAATTGGCATCGAAAGTCGATGATCTCATCCTTCATGAAGACAAAATCTTTTGGAATTTTGAATCTAAAAAG CCACCCAAATCGGTTTGTAGTGACAGCTGTCCCCCTGGCACCCGCATGGCCAGAAAGAAGGGTGAACCCGTCTGCTGCTTCGACTGCATCCCTTGTTCAGCAGGAAAAATTAGTAATGAGACAG ATTCAACAGAATGTACCAACTGTCCGGAGGATTTTTGGTCCAACTCACAACGTGATCACTGTGTTCCCAAAAGAATGGAATTTCTTTCCTACTTGGAACCACTGGGCATCTCCTTGACCACTGCTTCATTATCCGGTGCACTTTTATGCACTATTGTTATTGGAGTCTTCACCTATCATCGTACCACCCCAGTGGTTAGGGCCAACAACTCAGAGCTCAGCTTCCTCATTCTGCTGTCACTCAAACTGTGCTTCTTGTGCTCATTACTTTTCATTGGTCAGCCAAGGCTGTGGACTTGTCAGTGGAGGCATGCAGTATTTGGGATCAGCTTTGTTCTATGCGTCTCATGTATCCTGGTGAAGACCATGGTAGTTCTGGCGGTATTCAAGGCCTCCAAACCAGGAGGTGGCGGTAGTCTAAAGTGGTTTGGGGCAATGCAACAGAGGGGGACAATTGTATTTCTGACCTTAATCCAAGCAGCAATTTGTACAACCTGGCTTGTGTCTTCCTCACCTATTCCTCATAAAAACACCCAATATCATAGTGACAAGATAATTGTTGAGTGTCTTGTAGGGTCCACAATTGGATTCGGATTATTGCTAGGATATATTGGCTTACTGGCTATTCTCAGCTTCTTGCTTGCATTCTTGGCACGGAATCTACCAGATAACTTCAATGAGGCCAAGTTTATCACCTTCAGCATGCTTGTCTTCTGTGCTGTTTGGATAGCCTTTATCCCAGCCTATATTAACTCCCCTGGAAAATATGCAGATGCTGTAGAGGTATTTGCCATTCTCGCTTCTAGTTTTGGGCTGTTGGCGGCACTGTTTTGTCCTAAGTGTTATATCATTTTGCTTAAACCtgagaaaaataccaaaaaagcAATTATGGGTAgaggtaaaaactaa
- the LOC115561173 gene encoding extracellular calcium-sensing receptor-like gives MSWASLLLTAWSSRSPSLLLVVMVSRDVGLRVGLEGVQTSMCSRTGSPMEESNLGQDGDIVLGGLFTLHYQPPDLDIDFVKPPHFNPCTGLQIEPLMSMYAMEFALEEINSNPSLLPGVRLSHRILDSCGRHPWALLGAFSLVGGDRSTCNTMPVLRSSHVWLNQTWQRTEAQSVPVIIDGDASRSAMILSRTLGPLFIPMISYLASCPCLSDRQQYPNFFRTIPSDINQAKVMARLAIRFNWTWIGAVLSDNDYGRLAIQVFEEEIQESGVCVAFSEILSRETIEEDAIRVANTIQHSTARVILIFTWYTDVAELFLQLAKINVTDRQFLASEAWSTATDLLHNVALSKVASGVLGVAIRSADIPGFEKFLRRLHPSDRPSDFFLREFWEKEFGCSLSMTQSKVTALSPLAASIPLCSGRETLEGVKKRFTDTSHLRAAYNAYLAVYVAAHGLHSLLSCPDEGSDPTDNSSTCSSPYNITPKELLEHLNKVNFTTPHGEKFFFEGADIPAVYDLVNWKSTPAGSLGMFTIGRLVGSDLHLNESAIQWSTGSTQVPISVCSKSCPPGTRRANRKGEPVCCFDCIPCTDGEVNNETGSHQCRRCPIEFWSNLGHTACIPRKVDFLSFNETMGIVLTTAAVSGAVVTAAVFIVFLHYRHTPVVRANNSELSFLLLLSLKLCFLCALVFIGRPSVWSCRLQQAAFGISFVLCVSCLQVKTIVVLAAFRSARPGAGGLMKWFGTGQQRGSVCFYTCIQVIICTIWLSLSPPVPYRDLGFQGSKVNLECAMSSVVGFAVVLGYIGFLACLCLLLAFLARKLPDNFNEAKFITFSMLIFCAVWVAFVPAYISSPGKYSVAVEIFAILASSYGLLLCIFAPKCFIILLKPERNTKKHLMGR, from the exons ATGTCTTGGGCGTCTCTGCTCTTGACTGCGTGGTCCTCCAGGTCTCCCTCCCTGCTGCTTGTTGTGATGGTGAGCAGGGATGTGGGGCTCAGGGTGGGTCTGGAGGGGGTGCAGACCTCCATGTGCTCTCGCACGGGCTCACCGATGGAAGAGAGCAACCTGGGGCAGGATGGAGACATTGTCCTCGGTGGGCTCTTCACCCTCCATTACCAACCGCCGGATTTAGACATTGATTTTGTTAAGCCTCCACACTTCAATCCATGCACTGG TTTGCAAATAGAGCCATTGATGTCTATGTACGCCATGGAGTTTGCGCTGGAGGAAATCAACAGCAACCCCTCCCTTCTGCCAGGCGTTAGACTCAGCCACCGTATCCTTGACAGCTGTGGGCGACACCCCTGGGCCCTCCTAGGAGCTTTCTCACTGGTCGGGGGAGACCGCTCGACCTGTAACACAATGCCTGTTCTGCGATCATCTCATGTGTGGTTGAACCAAACTTGGCAAAGGACAG AGGCCCAATCTGTCCCTGTGATCATTGATGGAGATGCATCCCGATCAGCCATGATTCTGTCTCGGACCCTAGGTCCTCTGTTCATACCTATG ATCAGCTACCTTGCTAGTTGTCCCTGCCTTAGTGACAGACAACAGTATCCTAACTTCTTCCGGACCATTCCCAGTGACATCAACCAGGCTAAGGTCATGGCCCGCCTTGCCATACGCTTTAATTGGACTTGGATTGGAGCTGTGCTTTCAGATAATGACTATGGCCGTCTGGCCATCCAG GTATTTGAGGAGGAAATTCAGGagtcaggggtgtgtgtggcaTTTTCCGAAATCCTTAGCAGGGAGACTATAGAGGAAGATGCAATACGTGTTGCAAACACTATCCAGCATTCCACTGCAAGAGTGATACTGATCTTTACATGGTACACAGACGTGGCAGAGTTGTTTCTACAACTTGCAAAGATAAAT GTGACTGACAGACAGTTCCTAGCCAGCGAGGCTTGGAGCACCGCCACTGATCTTTTACACAATGTTGCCCTCTCTAAAGTTGCAAGTGGTGTGTTAGGGGTGGCTATTCGCAGTGCAGATATACCAGGATTTGAAAAATTTCTGAGAAGGTTGCATCCTTCTGATCGTCCGAGTGATTTCTTTTTAAGGGAATTCTGGGAAAAGGAGTTTGGCTGTAGCCTTTCAATGACACAATCGAAAGTTACAGCTCT GTCTCCACTGGCAGCTTCCATACCGCTGTGCAGTGGCAGAGAGACCCTAGAAGGCGTAAAGAAACGTTTTACTGACACTTCCCACCTAAGAGCCGCATATAATGCCTACCTTGCTGTGTATGTTGCGGCCCACGGCCTGCACAGCCTTCTGTCGTGCCCAGATGAaggcagtgatccaacagacaACAGCTCCACCTGTAGCTCACCTTATAACATTACACCAAAAGAG TTATTGGAACACCTGAACAAGGTGAATTTCACTACTCCACACGGGGAGAAGTTTTTCTTTGAAGGAGCCGACATTCCAGCTGTTTATGACCTGGTCAACTGGAAGAGCACCCCTGCTGGGTCACTGGGAATGTTTACAATTGGTCGCTTGGTTGGATCTGATCTCCATCTCAACGAATCAGCCATTCAGTGGAGTACAGGTTCCACTCAG GTGCCTATTTCTGTATGCAGTAAGAGCTGCCCCCCAGGAACCCGAAGAGCCAATAGGAAAGGAGAGCCTGTCTGCTGCTTTGACTGTATCCCCTGCACTGATGGAGAGGTCAACAATGAGACTG GTTCTCATCAGTGCAGGCGATGTCCTATTGAGTTCTGGTCCAACCTGGGGCACACGGCCTGTATTCCTCGCAAAGTGGACTTCCTGTCTTTTAATGAGACCATGGGTATCGTCCTGACAACAGCAGCTGTGTCTGGTGCTGTGGTGACGGCAGCTGTGTTTATCGTCTTCCTCCACTATCGACACACTCCTGTG GTGCGTGCAAATAACTCAGAGCTgagcttcctgctcctcctgtcacTCAAGCTCTGCTTCCTGTGTGCGCTGGTGTTCATTGGTCGTCCCTCCGTGTGGTCCTGCCGCTTACAGCAGGCAGCTTTCGGGATCAGCTTTGTCCTCTGCGTCTCCTGCCTTCAGGTGAAGACCATAGTGGTCCTGGCCGCTTTCCGCTCAGCTCGGCCAGGAGCTGGAGGCCTGATGAAGTGGTTTGGCACAGGCCAGCAGAGGGGTAGCGTCTGCTTCTACACCTGTATACAG gTGATCATCTGTACCATATGGCTGTCCCTCAGCCCTCCTGTGCCTTATCGTGACCTTGGTTtccaggggtcaaaggttaaccTAGAGTGTGCCATGAGTTCAGTGGTGGGCTTTGCAGTTGTCTTAGGCTACATAGGCTTCCTAGcctgcctctgtctcctccttgcTTTCCTGGCTAGGAAACTACCTGATAACTTCAATGAGGCCAAGTTCATCACCTTCAGCATGCTGATCTTCTGTGCTGTCTGGGTGGCCTTTGTTCCAGCCTACATCAGCTCTCCAGGGAAGTACTCAGTGGCTGTGGAGATCTTTGCCATCCTGGCTTCTAGTTATGGCCTGCTGCTGTGCATCTTTGCTCCAAAGTGCTTCATCATCCTCTTAAAACCTGAGAGAAATACCAAGAAACACCTGATGGGCAGATAG
- the LOC115561655 gene encoding extracellular calcium-sensing receptor, whose amino-acid sequence MEFAVEEINRNPLILPGVKLNYRILDCCARHPWVLHGAFSLVGGEMESWGPSVPLIIGGASSTTAIILSRTLASLSVPVISYLASCPCLSDRHRFPNFFRTIPSDVYQAKTMARLAILFNWTWIGAVFADNDYGRLAIQTFQEEIEGSGVCLAFSEAVSRETIEEDAKRAATTVQHSTARVILIFCWFTDVGELFLELAKRNVTDRQFLASEAWSTSSDLLQDVAILNVASGVLGVAIRSARIAGFKSFLQHLKPSDRPGDLLLREFWEKEFGCRLSMTPFHPQSMSESSTTATPLPQCSGSETLEGVENVFTDTTHLRATYNAYLAVYAAAHALHKHLTCPDEDSPPRDNGSTCSSPFNIKRKELLEHLNRVNFTTPNGEEFFFQGADIPAAYDLVNWKTSPDGSLKLVLIGRVDGLELHLNQTSIQWTTGSNQVPISVCSESCPPGTRRANRKGEPACCFDCIPCTDGEVSNETGSHQCRRCPVEFWSNPGNTACIPRKVDFLSFNETMGIILTAAAVSGAAVTTAVFAVFLHFRNTPVVRANNSELSFLLLLSLKLCFLCALVFIGRPSVWSCRLQQAAFGISFVLCVSCLQVKTIVVLAAFRSARPGAGSLMKWFGPGQQRGSVCFFTSIQVIICTIWLSLSPPVPYRDLGFQGSKVNLECAMSSVVGFIVVLGYIGFLACLCLLLAFLARKLPDNFNEAKFITFSMLIFCAVWVAFVPAYISSPGKYSVAVEIFAILASSYGLLLCIFVPKCFIILLRPERNTKKQLMGR is encoded by the exons ATGGAGTTTGCAGTGGAAGAAATCAACAGAAACCCCCTCATTCTGCCTGGTGTGAAGCTCAACTACAGAATCCTCGACTGCTGTGCAAGACACCCCTGGGTGCTGCATGGAGCATTCTCGCTGgttgggggagagatggagagtt GGGGCCCATCTGTACCGCTGATCATCGGTGGGGCTTCTTCTACCACAGCTATAATACTGTCTAGGAcactggcctctctctctgttccagtA ATTAGCTACCTTGCTAGCTGTCCCTGTCTTAGTGACAGACATCGGTTTCCTAACTTCTTCAGGACCATTCCCAGTGACGTCTACCAGGCTAAGACCATGGCCCGACTTGCAATACTCTTCAACTGGACATGGATTGGAGCAGTCTTTGCAGACAATGATTACGGCCGACTGGCAATTCAG ACATTTCAGGAGGAGATTGAGGGATCAGGGGTTTGTTTGGCTTTTTCAGAAGCTGTTAGCAGGGAGACTATTGAGGAAGATGCAAAACGTGCAGCTACCACTGTTCAGCATTCCACTGCAAGAGTGATACTGATCTTTTGCTGGTTTACAGACGTGGGGGAGTTGTTTCTTGAACTGGCCAAGCGAAAT GTGACTGATAGGCAGTTCCTTGCCAGTGAGGCTTGGAGTACTAGCAGCGATCTTTTGCAAGATGTTGCCATTTTGAACGTGGCAAGTGGTGTGTTAGGTGTTGCTATACGAAGTGCAAGGATAGCAGGATTTAAAAGTTTTCTCCAGCACTTAAAACCCTCTGATCGTCCTGGTGACCTGCTTTTGAGAGAATTCTGGGAAAAGGAGTTTGGATGTAGACTTTCAATGACACCATTTCATCCTCAGTCCATGTCTGAGAGTTCAACTACAGCAA CTCCCCTACCACAGTGCAGTGGGAGCGAAACTCTCGAAGGGGTAGAGAATGTTTTTACTGACACTACCCATTTAAGGGCCACGTATAACGCATACCTGGCTGTGTATGCTGCAGCCCACGCTCTCCATAAACATCTCACGTGCCCGGATGAGGACAGTCCTCCAAGAGACAACGGCTCCACTTGTAGCTCACCTTTTAACATTAAGCGAAAAGAG TTGTTAGAGCACCTGAACAGGGTGAACTTCACTACTCCAAACGGGGAGGAATTCTTCTTCCAAGGAGCCGACATCCCAGCTGCTTATGACCTGGTCAACTGGAAGACCTCCCCTGATGGGTCACTGAAACTAGTTCTGATTGGTCGAGTGGATGGCCTGGAATTACACCTGAACCAAACATCTATTCAGTGGACTACAGGCTCCAATCAG gTGCCTATTTCTGTATGCAGTGAGAGCTGCCCCCCAGGAACCCGAAGAGCCAATAGGAAAGGGGAGCCTGCCTGCTGCTTTGACTGTATCCCCTGTACTGATGGAGAGGTCAGCAATGAGACTG GTTCCCATCAGTGCAGGCGATGTCCTGTTGAGTTCTGGTCCAACCCGGGGAACACGGCCTGTATTCCACGCAAAGTGGACTTCCTGTCTTTTAATGAGACAATGGGAATTATCCTGACAGCTGCAGCGGTGTCCGGGGCTGCAGTAACGACAGCTGTGTTTGCGGTTTTCCTACACTTTCGAAACACTCCGGTG GTGCGTGCAAATAACTCAGAGCTgagcttcctgctcctcctgtcacTCAAGCTCTGCTTCCTGTGTGCGCTGGTGTTCATTGGTCGTCCCTCCGTGTGGTCCTGCCGCTTACAGCAGGCAGCTTTCGGGATCAGCTTTGTCCTCTGCGTCTCCTGCCTTCAGGTGAAGACCATAGTGGTCCTGGCCGCTTTCCGCTCAGCTCGGCCAGGAGCTGGAAGCCTGATGAAGTGGTTTGGTCCGGGCCAGCAGAGAGGCAGTGTCTGTTTCTTCACCAGCATACAG GTGATCATCTGTACCATATGGCTATCCCTCAGCCCTCCTGTGCCTTATCGTGACCTTGGTTtccaggggtcaaaggttaaccTAGAGTGTGCCATGAGTTCAGTGGTGGGCTTTATAGTTGTCTTAGGCTACATAGGCTTCCTAGcctgcctctgtctcctccttgcTTTCCTGGCTAGGAAACTACCTGATAACTTCAATGAGGCCAAGTTCATCACCTTCAGCATGCTGATCTTCTGTGCTGTCTGGGTGGCCTTTGTCCCAGCCTACATCAGCTCTCCAGGGAAGTACTCAGTGGCTGTGGAGATCTTTGCCATCCTGGCTTCTAGTTATGGCCTGCTGCTGTGCATCTTTGTTCCAAAGTGCTTCATCATCCTTCTGAGGCCTGAAAGGAACACAAAGAAACAGCTGATGGGCAGATAG